The proteins below come from a single Festucalex cinctus isolate MCC-2025b unplaced genomic scaffold, RoL_Fcin_1.0 HiC_scaffold_50, whole genome shotgun sequence genomic window:
- the LOC144011113 gene encoding uncharacterized protein LOC144011113 — protein MGERPPVFRITDKAAYFEVQSVSTVGTPDPPFHQVGWQEPPTTAILFLPKPPSSHSNHLFPASTSIKIVRAPQQGIDHLYSFDTQQEMPPIMRPTDQRKGSTPPTTPTTSPELFSTNSEGMRSCFDPPPPILITSSPECSENEENVADVTFLETPVQRGDCPMDVPPGPHSSGIYQTMSTVGPYDAHFAVVRKDESIGRDGWPSTAAGCYGGLTSAKMEAAAEEGLCACSDAGPCDDVNGACGKENLPPLAQTLSITIDTRREESSSPVARGIPAWALTSESSAASDTSDQPVWNFSSDSAFHPSPVTSTTWEFPNGLSASAIPPPPPPPPQPRSERDTLLDWTQTPFMWVNNARYQCIKQAVSFMLRIAILRYSRKTCEGCFYSYICRNNHTCFNAPRRPYYFGTNFDAIIGELCNGHFRSTIYRVVTVTNHPSSDADVKRIIESVLHGYVHERLILDRITTVLSSTWDGYLTDAIPDLIRGLYDRDGTPTASFSIMNIRPEAVYQGSKVHPCNTAAD, from the exons ATGGGGGAGCGCCCCCCTGTATTTCGAATTACTGATAAAGCTGCCTACTTTGAAGTACAAAGTGTATCAACCGTAGGAACCCCCGACCCCCCTTTTCACCAAGTAGGGTGGCAGGAACCCCCCACCACCGCCATCCtctt TCTGCCGAAACCCCCCTCCTCACACTCGAACCACCTTTTCCCCGCCTCTACAAGTATAAAAATAGTACGCGCCCCCCAGCAAGGTATTGACCACCTATATTCGTTTGATACGCAACAAGAAATGCCTCCGATCATGCGCCCCACCGATCAACGAAAAGGAAGCACCCCGCCAACGACGCCGACAACTTCTCCGGAGCTATTTTCTACAAACAGCGAAGGTATGCGTTCCTGTTTTGATCCTCCTCCACCTATTCTAATCACCTCGAGTCCCGAATGCTCGGAGAATGAAGAAAACGTTGCGGACGTTACCTTTCTCGAGACACCGGTCCAGCGAGGAGACTGCCCGATGGACGTCCCTCCGGGTCCTCATTCATCCGGGATCTACCAAACCATGAGCACCGTAGGACCTTACGATGCTCATTTTGCGGTTGTCCGGAAGGACGAGTCGATTGGCCGGGATGGCTGGCCGTCAACGGCGGCTGGATGTTACGGAGGCCTGACTTCCGCTAAGAtggaggcggcggcggaggagggTCTCTGCGCATGCTCCGATGCTGGGCCGTGCGATGACGTCAACGGGGCGTGTGGAAAAGAGAATCTTCCACCGCTAGCACAAACGCTTTCGATCACAATCGACACGAGGCGTGAGGAGAGCAGTTCACCGGTAGCACGCGGGATTCCGGCGTGGGCACTTACCAGCGAATCTTCGGCAGCTTCCGACACGTCGGATCAGCCTGTGTGGAATTTCTCATCAGATTCAGCCTTTCACCCTTCACCGGTGACATCGACGACGTGGGAATTCCCGAACG GATTATCGGCGTCCGCCATCCCTCCACCGCCTCCACCGCCTCCGCAGCCGCGCAGCGAACGAGATACTTTGCTGGATTGGACACAGACTCCGTTTATGTGGGTGAACAACGCGAGATATCAATGTATTAAACAGGCTGTAAGTTTTATGTTAAGGATCGCTATCCTCAGATATAGTAGAAAAACGTGCGAGGGGTGTTTTTATTCATACATATGTCGAAACAACCACACCTGTTTTAATGCACCCAGACGCCCGTATTATTTTGGAACGAATTTCGACGCCATTATCGGTGAATTATGTAACGGGCATTTTAGATCAACAATCTACAGAGTTGTAACAGTCACGAACCATCCGTCCTCAGACGCTGACGTAAAACGCATCATCGAATCAGTGCTGCACGGGTACGTACATGAACGTTTGATCTTAGACAGAATCACAACTGTTCTTTCCAGTACTTGGGACGGGTACCTCACCGACGCAATCCCTGACTTGATCCGAGGACTGTACGATCGTGATGG GACCCCTACCGCTTCGTTCAGTATTATGAACATCAGACCGGAAGCGGTATACCAGGGTTCCAAGGTGCACCCGTGCAATACGGCCGCGGATTAG